The nucleotide sequence CCCGGCGGGTTCGCAATACATGATTTCAGCCAGTTATCCGGCCGGAACTATCCTGAAAAAGACGATAATTGTACCGGATGACGACAACTGGCAAATAAACTGGTAAAAGAAAGAGAGGATTTATGTCAATATTTTCAAGCATAACCGGATTTATAGGCGATAATTTATTGGCTCTTGCCGGCGGAATATGGGCGCTGGCCGGCATCATTATATCTTATGTGGCCAAAAAATATTTGATTCCAATGCTTAAAGTTGAAAAGAGAAGAAAATATGCCGGTTGGATTGCGGCAATCGCTGATGAATTGACTGATGATCTGGTCGCCAGATATCCGGGGAAAAAATGGATTGAAGAACTGGATAAGGCGGTAGATAAAATCATTGAAATCTGCGGCATTAATAAGGAAGTGGCCGAACGAGCGATTCGAGCCGCAGCCCCTCGGAAGGCTTAACCCAAAAAATAAATCCGGTCAGAAAATTGACCGGGTTTTTTATATTCAATTTTCAGTCTCATTTTATTTCGGCGTTGGTCCACCCAGAAAGAGATAATTATAAAGGTAAATTACGTCAGCCAGATCAATGGTTGAATCGCCGTTGATATTGGCGGCTTCATTTCCGGCGGGTGGAGGAGCCGAATGCAGATAGACATAATTTATCAGATAGATTAGATCACCCGGATTGACAAAACCATCATCATTTACATCTCCCGGGATGTAACTTTGAGCCCCGTCATTTCTAACCGGTACCGATGTAATCCATGAATTGTTATCAGTATCTGTCGCCTGAGCTGTCAGGAAATGCAGTTTATTCGGTTCCAGAGTTGAAGTATTCCAGACCATTCCCCAACCGTCGGAATCATTACCGTCATAACCATAACCGTTTCGGGGGAGGTTCCAGTCATCAGGATACAGGCTGACGATAATATCAACTTCGTACCAAATTGAATTATAGTTCAGAGTGAGGATTCCATATAGTTCGTGAATGGTATAATCCGAAATCGTCGCAGTAACCGGGTCAATCAAAGTCAGTGTATGGTCTTCATTATGACGAGCAACGCCTTTGTTACCGGCCAGTATCAACCACAACCCGGGATTACCCGACAAACCCAGCATGGTCGTATATTCATTGTTCAAGCCCCAATCATAAATATCGGCGATGCCGGGATTACGATTTGCCTTGACCGAAAATCCTCCGCCGTGAGATAAAATATATTCGTTTATTCCGGCGATGAATTCTCCGTCATAGGTTCCCATATTTTCTTCAACGCGCATGGCGGAGAATAATCGTTGCATTAACTGGTCGTCAGTTAAATCTGTAAAACCCTCCCGAGTAATATCTGAATATCCTTGATGGGACCAATACTTCAGCGCCATTGCGGCCACCGCAGGGCCGGAACAGAAATCGCCAAATTCACCGGATGCTGAAGAATTACCGTCGAATTGATTGCCGTTGGTATCACCGCCGAGATTTTGATTAATAATCGGAATCGCCAGGGTGTTATCGATCGGTTTGCTTCTTCCCGAAAAAGTCATATAACTTAAATTTTCGTCGGGACAGGTAAGCTCAACATCAATGTTACCTGATACATTATGCCCCATAAGGGGATTTATGAAATTCGGAATAGGCGGGGTCGGATCGATATGGATCGTAATCTGAGCTGTATCCGCCTGGCCAAGAGTATCTGTTAAAACTGCCCTGACCTGATAATCTTCCTCTGGCAGGTCGGTGGTATTCCAATAATATGAGAGCCCGTTACCCAAGCCGGAAGAAATAATTCCGTTTCTCAACGGTGGATCGTCATCCTTATCGGTAGCAAGATAAATCCACGAGCCGGTTTGTTGATAATAAAAGTCAGCGCGGGCAATTATTGAAGATCCTGAGATATCATTGACCCAGAGGTCAACGCCGGAACCAACATCATCGTTTGGCTGCGGAGAAATAAATTCTGCGACCGGGGGCGGATCGGTGCCGCCTCCGGAATTTCCTCCGGGAAAACCGCTGGAATATAGAATCATTCGTCCCGGAAATGTTTTTATCGGACCGGTACCATCGGGATTGGTATAAACCGTATCAAGGTCAACATAACCATATCCCCAGTCATTATATGAGACGCAGCCAACGGGCGTGTCGTCGGTAACAATGGCCGCTATCTGCGGATTGCCGGAAAAGGCAATATATAAACCAACAAAAAAGGGTCCTTCGACAACTACCGGACTATCGAGAGGAACGGTGATAAAATACAAATCTTCGGCGGGGATCACATATTGATAAAGAGGAGTTATATCAAGCATCTCTCCCGGATGGGGACAGCCGGGAACGGAATTATCAACCGCTTCGATATCAGCGGAGAGATGAAGGATTCCAATGTCAACACAATATAGTATTAGATGGACTTGATTGATTGAAAAGGGGTATGGATTGGTACAAGTGGCCGATGGATTCTGGTAGACTTTGAATAATTCATTACCCTCAACCCAGGGATAAACGAGCCAGGCTGGGTCTCCGCCTTCATATACGGCGCAAGTGTCCAATGCGCTTATGGAAGTTGAAGCGCCTTTTGGCAGGATTGATTTGGGTTTGATATTTTCGAGAGATTTAACTCGCGAAGCCTCTTTTCCATGGCTTGATATTGTAAACAATAGCAAAAATGATATGAAAATTCCTATGACTTTTGAACGGAAGCTGAATTTCATAAAATCTCCAAAAAACGACAGATTGCAATGTTGACTGTTATTATAAATATCGAAAGGGAAAAGCATAACTTAATGAAAGATTGTGGTTTAAAATTAGAATTAGCTGCGTATATTAGTATTGGCAATTTTCGAAACTTAAGATGAATATGACAAAGAATAATTTAAGACGGCCTCCGTGGTTCAAAGTGACCGCTTTTGGCGGAGATAAATATCACGATGTCAGAAAACGGTTGCGGGGTTTGACTCTGCATACCGTTTGCGAGGAAGCAAATTGCCCCAATCGAGGGGAATGTTTCAACGCCGGTACGGCGTCGTTTCTTCTATTGGGACCGAAATGTACTCGTAATTGTCGATTTTGTGATATTGCCAGCGGCAAGCCCAATCCTCTTGATCCGACCGAACCTGTCAAGGTTGCTGAAATGGTCGAATATTTGGATTTATCTCATGTTGTCTTGACTTCGGTTACCCGGGATGACTTACCTGACCAGGGTTCGCGACAATTTGCCCGGACAGTTGCCGAGATTAAAAGAAGATTACCTCAGGCGACTACAGAAATTTTAACTCCGGATTTTCATGCTCGTCCGGAATTGATTGATCTGGCATTAAGCGAACGGCCGACGGTTTTCAATCATAACGTCGAAACCATACCTCGCCTATATCCCGAAGCCCGACCGCAGTCAGAATATAAACGATCATTGAGAGTATTGGAATATGTTATAATCAATTATCCGATAATATTGGTCAAGTCCGGCATTATGGTTGGACTTGGAGAAACGGTTTCGGAGCTCAATGAACTTTTCGCCGATCTGGCCGCTATTAAAGTCAAAGTATTAACTATTGGTCAATACCTTTCACCTTCGAAACAGCATGCCCCTGTACGCAAATATTATACCCCCGAAGAATTTTCGCAATTTGCGATTCAGGCTGAAAATTCGGGTATTGAAAAGGTTATTTCCGGCCCTCTGGTAAGATCCTCCTATCGTGCTCATGAAGTTTTGCAATAGATAATTTCCGGTTTTGTACCTAATTTCATCATTTCTTCCTGAAAGTATTAATTAATTTCCCGACTTTCCGATTTTTGATTGGAAAGCACTCATGATGACTAACCGAAATGAAAAATACAGCATAATAGTCATTGATGATGAAACGTATATTTGCAATATCGTTAAGGAAGCTTTGTCATCTAATGAAGCATACCGGGTAAAATCATTTTCTGATCCCGGTAAGGCCTTAACTTATCTGGAGAAAAATCACGTTGATCTTGTATTGACTGATTTGGTTATGGGCGAATTTTCCGGCGTGGATATTCTGGAGACGGCGTTTCGAGAACATCCCGATTGTATCCTGATTCTTATGACAGCGCATCCGACCGTCAATAACGCTATTTCGGTGCTGAAAAAAGGGGCATATGATTACCTGGTCAAACCATTTAAGCTGGAAACTCTAAAAAGCGCCGTTGTGCGAGGGTTACGGCACCAGGCTCTTGCCCGCGAAAACGTTCATCTAAAAGAGCAATTGGCTTTGCATAAATTGTCAGAAGCCATCGGATCATCAACCAGTCTTCAATCGATACTGGATATGGCGGCTGACACTGCCAAAACCGTAATCGGAGTGGGCGCCGTCTCAGTGCTGGTTCGCGATAGTGAGGAGCAAGTTCCTATCCCTTATATCATAAGAGGCAGTTCGATTGATGAACAGATGGATGCCTTTTTAAACGGAAATCACAAGTTATGCGCCGCCGCCCTGGATAAGACTGATGTGCAATCGAGTTGTGAGGAAATCATAAAGAAAGAAAAATCGATTCGGACGCTGGCGGCATATCCGTTAATGTCCCGGGGTAAGGCTATCGGCCTTTTAAATGTCGCCCATGAAGAAAAATTTATGCCTCTTAAACCGGGGCAATTGCATCTGTTGTCGATTATTGCGGCCAAGGTCGCTTCAGCAATTGAAAATAATCGCTTATATGAATACCTGCAATCATCGTATCTCAAAGCCATTAAAGCCCTGGCCAACGCCATTGAAGCCCGTGATCCGTATACTCGAGGGCATACTGATCGGGTGACGGTTCTGGCCGATTTGCTTGCTTCAAGGTTGAACTGGTCGATGGATAAACGAGCCGAACTCAAAATGGGGTGTACGCTGCATGATATTGGAAAAATCGGAATACCCGATGCCATTTTAAACAAGCCCGGTCGGCTGACTGATGAAGAGCGAGCACAAATTCAGATGCATCCGGAACTGGGAGCGAAGATGATTGAAGGGATTGATTATCTCGAAGCGGCCGTTCCATACATCTTATATCATCACGAGCAATATGATGGTTCGGGATATCCGCGGGGTTTGGCCGGCGAGGAAATTCCAATCGAAGGTCGCCTGCTGGCCGTGGTTGATACTTATGACGCGATTGTGACTCATCGCCCTTATCGTCAGGGCGCCGACCCGGAAAAAGCCATCGATGAGCTTGAAAAATTCAAGGGGAAACAGTTTGACCCGATAATTGTTGATGTTATAGTCAGCGCGTGGAAAGAAGGCTTAATTGAACAGCTTGGAATTTATCCTACCGAATCATGTGTTGAAACTCAACCGGCATAATAAATCGGGCGGGGTACAAAAGTCAAAATAAATAGAATAATCGCTATCCAAGCTATGATTTTATGTTTTCTATCGGGGGGGATAGCGTCCTCAATAACAGGCGGGTGAAAAGGTCTCATTATAAAAGCCAAAAATAACCATAGCCACCATCCTTTCCAAAAGTAGCCGATTATTAACAAAAACAACATGAAGACTACAGCCAGGAATCGTTGTTTTTTCCCGAATAGCCCATAGAAAATATGACCACCATCAAGTTGACCCAGGGGAAGCAGGTTAATCATAGTTATCAAGAGCCCGACTTGCCCGGCAAGGGCTATTGGTGACAGGAATATTCCCATTCCCTGCGGTAGATTGCCATAGAGGATATGACTGATTACATAGGTAAAGATGGAGCTTCCAAATGAAAGATAAGTAACGTCGGCGGACAGAGGCGCTACCTGGGAACTCATTTGTCCCCATATAACGGCAATTATTGACGGGATTGCCCCGGCTAACGGCCCGGCGGCGCCGATGAATATCAAATCATTTTTAGTTCGGATAGGTGAGCGGCCTTTGATAATGGCTCCGAAGGTGCCAATAAAAGTCGGAGCCGGGATGAAGAATGGATAGCTCATCAACACTCCCCGCCGATATCCTGCCCAAAAATGTCCCATTTCGTGAACGAGTAAAATAATCATTAATGTTATTGTGAAAGGCAATCCGACGAGTAGTAATTCCGGGCTGGAAAAAACCGCGGGGCCGACCTCGCGATAAGCGGAAATAATCAAGACGGTGAGCAGAGTCAGGATAAACAGAAGGATATTGACCAGAGGGGGCTTACCTATTTTGAACGGAGTCGAATAAACAGTGATATTGTAAGCATCCTTGTCTCGAACAATTTTAATGCGGGCATTGATTGTTTTCAGGCGTTTGTTCAATTCCCGTTCCCATCCTTTTTTTCTCAAGATGGGGTTGGCGCGAAACATTACTCGGCCGCCGTCAGCGCGATAGAGAATTATATCAAAATAATCTCTTATGATTTTGAATGCGGAAAGCGCAAATAAATCTATATCGTTTTCAGGCGGCATTACATCATCGTTTTTTGAGTGTTTGATTTGATTTTTATAATGATACGGGCAAAAAAAAAGGAAGCAAGGAAAAACCTTGCTTCCTAAAGAAATATATATCTCAGCTAATTTACGGTTCCGGGCAAATATCGGGTAAAACCCATTCGCCAATCGGAGCGTTTCCAACGCAGAAGCAGAAGTCGCACAAGTAACGAACGTCACCAAGATCAACTTCGCCGGAAGCGTCGACATCAGCCAGATGTTGGAATTTCGGGCCTTCGACCTCGCCGTTTATGTAGTTGTACAGGTAAACGACATCAGCGAGATTAATGACGCCATCGCCATTACCATCGCCACGGTTGAAGCCTGCGAATTGCTGAGCCACTATTGCGGTATTCTCTATAAGTGCAGTATCAAAGGTGTTAGGGCCAACGAGTGTTTCATAGTCCAAACTATACCCAAAACGATACATACCGATGTCGACCATGTCGCCTTCTTCACCAGCAGCAGCGAGGGTAAATCCATCGTACAGATAAGTGGCTTGAATGTCACCTGCATCCTCAAATGGTGTACATTCATAAACACCGTCACCATCCGGATCCGGATCGAGTTCCTCAGGATAGAAGAATTCGCCGTCGACAGTCTTACACCAATCTATGACCAGGTCATACAAACTGGGAACCTCAGCGTCGTCAAAGACGTTTATGAGGTCCTGCCCACAAGTTACAACTCCATTCATGGGTATTCCGATAGTTCCGGAACCAAAAACGTTGGTATTTACTTCATAGCCGTCACTACAAGCGCCACCCCAGGCAACATCATAATCATCAAGGAAGAAGAATCGTCCAAAGTTGTAACCGCCTAATACCTCGCCCGAGGGATAAGCGTAGCCAAGGTCATGATCAACATGCTGAGCCCAGTAAACCGGGTCATCAATCGCAGTAGTATTACGGTTGGATATTTCAAGCCTGGTAATCAGAATGTTGTTGAGATCAGGAACGCCATAGGCGCCGTATTCGGTACACTTGAAGCTCATACCCATAGTGAGATCGTTGCTGTAGTTACAATCAAGCGCGGTCCAATCCCAGTCGCCATGGCAACCGAAATCGATAACAGAGTCAATATAGGCATATGTAACGGCTTCACCACGGATATCCTGGTAGCTCGTTTCTCCTTCGGGTTTGAATGAGCCGAGAACGATGTCGCGTTCGACATAACTGATACATTCACCGGAGCAGTTCGGATCCGCCAGGAGAGTTTCGTAATCGTCGGCTGCCCATGTTGCGTTAGTCACCGCGAAGCTCCGGTCATCCTGACCGAACATCAGGAAACCGATGAAGTAACACCAGTAATCCTCACTACCGCCAACCCAGAACTGAAGACCTAAATCACGAGCATCTTGCGCGATCATACCATTGTTGTAAATAATGGAATAATGCTGAATTTCGGTACCCCAGTACAGAGTATCGAAGGATGCCAAGCAACCACCGATAACACCAAGGTTAACGGCTGGCATAAATTCCGGATTGTTCAAATAATATTGAGCATTGGAATTAATCGTAAAGTAGCAGTCATGCGCACCACGAGTAACCAGATCACCGTCAACGATATAATCCATACTAAACATGTCGCCATCGCCGAGATTAAAGGTTTCGGTGAAGCTGGTTAACCAGGCCGGTTGAGCATAAGCGGCACTGTTGCTATAGCTATCTTTGGCAAAGGCGGTCATGTCAATATCAACGTCATTAATACCGATAAGTTTGCCACTGCCTTCAATCATTTCGGGATAGCTGTTGCGGATCATTTTATTAGCCAGTGAACCCATGCGTCTAATACGGGATGGATCCACCGATGTGATTGAAATCGAGGGAGCTACTTCATCAGCCGTCAGAGTACCGGTTAAGTTTGCACAACCGGCATTCATGAAGACATCCTCAAAAGTAGGTACGGCATAGCCGGGGCCAACCAGGAACGGAACGGGTTGGAATTCTTCTGCCTTTAAGATACGCAGACGAGCGATTTCTTCCGCACCATTTTCCATGACATACACTTCACCGGCACGGTTCTGGAAGACGACATGATTATCATCAAGCAAAACACCGGATGAGTAATTGGAAGACGGATCGAGCAGATATTCAAATTCAAGCGTACCATTTTCTCCGTTATATACGGCATAGCCTTCTAAGCGTCCCGTTGGCATATAAACGAGGTCACGCATGAGCGTCTGACAATCAATCGCACCCCAACCATTGGTTGTGTTATAGAATTCCCAGGCATCTAATGGGCCTATGTTACCCGCATTAACAACTGCGGCATCCCAGAGCATATTTCCACTGATCTTATTATATGCCTTAAGACCGCCTGTTTCATTGGCCCAGCCTGCCCATGACCCGACATAAACAATATTGACGTCAAGCAAAAGAGCTCCACGAGAAGGATATTCGGTTGCAACGCCCCATTGTATGACGCCGGCCGAATTCAGTTTATACAGAGCAGCAGCAGGAGCGCCGGAGGCTTCGACCTGGAAGTCAGAGCGTACATAGATATCACCATTAACATCGATGACAGCCGAACCCTCTTGCCATGTCTCAATAGTGTTTTCAGCGCCGTCGATATCATAACGGTAAGTACCCCAGTCGTCGCCCTGCATCTGGAAGATGATGGAGCCGTCGGCGGCATCAATAGCATAGAAGGAACCTACACCTTCGAGGTCGCCCGTATTGCCGTTACCATTGGTGCCGACGTAAAGAACGTCAGCGCCGTTAGAACTCAGCGATGTATAGGTGGCGCCATCCAAGAGTACCGGTTGAACAGCCCAGCCGCCAAAATCGGTACCGTCAGCCATATTCCAGGCACGAAGTTCAGCGGTACCATCCGTACCCTCTTGCGAGCTGGCATATACGACATCGCCAAGAATTACAGGCTGAACCCAGGCAACACTGTATCCGGTAGTGAATCCGGTCGGGAATAAACCGCGACACCAGATTATAGCTCCGGTATAGAGATCGACGCAAGTCAATCCCTGACCGTTACCATTCGGGAATACGACCTTTCCGTCGACTTGTGCGACAGAACCATCGTTAGCGGTACCCATATTCGGCAGACCGCTAACTTCCCAAATCGGCACGTCAGAGTCTAAAGCAAGATCCCAGGCTCTGACAGCCGAGGCAAACGGAACGACCAGGATGCCGTCGGCAATTAAGCCGCGGCCATAGCTTAAGCTAAGAGGGTCCTTGTAATCCCAAGCCAAGTCCTGGAGGCAACGAGCGTCGCCGGACGATGAGAACGAACGCGCTGTCCGACGGAAGTCGTGCGACGCGGTCGGCCAGTCATCACCGGTTTCGCTGCATTCAGCTTCCGGAGGAGGCTCACAGCAGACATCAACATCAATCATCTGATGTTTCGGATTTGACCAGAAATTCTGCTCATAAGTAAAGCCCTGGGTATTATATTCCCACGGAGCAAAAGGGCCGTTACCGAACAGAGCTGTTTCGTATTCAGTATAGTAGCCGTTGGCCGCGCCAGGATTAAACCGCAAAATCATATCCTGGCCGCCATCGGGAGCCATAATTTCAATACCGACCCAGACATATTCATCAAAACGGATATTTTCGGCCGATACATCAAAGACGTAAGCGTTCGGCTGGAATCCGTTGGCGATAATTTCAGCACCGGTTACTTCGATAGTATGAACCAGAGTACCCGGGAGACCGGCTTCAAAATCAAATTCATCGGGACCGCCTGGATCATATATATCATGAGCGCCATCGTTGTCGTAAATTCTTATCTGAGCTGAAGTTGCGTAAGGCGCTG is from Candidatus Zixiibacteriota bacterium and encodes:
- a CDS encoding HD domain-containing phosphohydrolase, which gives rise to MMTNRNEKYSIIVIDDETYICNIVKEALSSNEAYRVKSFSDPGKALTYLEKNHVDLVLTDLVMGEFSGVDILETAFREHPDCILILMTAHPTVNNAISVLKKGAYDYLVKPFKLETLKSAVVRGLRHQALARENVHLKEQLALHKLSEAIGSSTSLQSILDMAADTAKTVIGVGAVSVLVRDSEEQVPIPYIIRGSSIDEQMDAFLNGNHKLCAAALDKTDVQSSCEEIIKKEKSIRTLAAYPLMSRGKAIGLLNVAHEEKFMPLKPGQLHLLSIIAAKVASAIENNRLYEYLQSSYLKAIKALANAIEARDPYTRGHTDRVTVLADLLASRLNWSMDKRAELKMGCTLHDIGKIGIPDAILNKPGRLTDEERAQIQMHPELGAKMIEGIDYLEAAVPYILYHHEQYDGSGYPRGLAGEEIPIEGRLLAVVDTYDAIVTHRPYRQGADPEKAIDELEKFKGKQFDPIIVDVIVSAWKEGLIEQLGIYPTESCVETQPA
- a CDS encoding site-2 protease family protein: MPPENDIDLFALSAFKIIRDYFDIILYRADGGRVMFRANPILRKKGWERELNKRLKTINARIKIVRDKDAYNITVYSTPFKIGKPPLVNILLFILTLLTVLIISAYREVGPAVFSSPELLLVGLPFTITLMIILLVHEMGHFWAGYRRGVLMSYPFFIPAPTFIGTFGAIIKGRSPIRTKNDLIFIGAAGPLAGAIPSIIAVIWGQMSSQVAPLSADVTYLSFGSSIFTYVISHILYGNLPQGMGIFLSPIALAGQVGLLITMINLLPLGQLDGGHIFYGLFGKKQRFLAVVFMLFLLIIGYFWKGWWLWLFLAFIMRPFHPPVIEDAIPPDRKHKIIAWIAIILFILTFVPRPIYYAG
- a CDS encoding dockerin type I domain-containing protein, with product MSKKLLIAVLTLGLLVAFGGVAIAGDIDNRKTENEELITYKSRPNDIPVEIVNEASNALEKPAAYRHLYASPTTVFPPAPVVCSSIVPHSDVVLGYEPVPIYSYGVDFMNMRFRLPAPYPCTLTAINIGIDQDAYVGNPDMEVSIFSGCALNPGTTVPVDEYYRFTVPWAELPQGTGPAWVTIDLTGMGVVFDGGTMIKVGVTVDAASQALEESFGILWDDASVTTFDYRFGVPAGASACYVWTGCSENPGTYCYQAYLINIEICSGEDLFSNCDQIQDYVNYPYTTYWWFSDDPDYIDYRNVRFTGLDDTLTGLTVGIYALEDMSEVYNTEVDIDVIVTGSSGGYPDMSDILWSTTIQGEDVNVGTMTGNFVSLGSPIAVKGDFHGVVSIGDGGLPGYAGILSGAAGAGTGRSGALDNSVEPPEWYTSGRNYGIQAHLCLNRYGTCITDADYLDYGPYFIRRLPGSYGTRGYFQKIQSIGLGCRLEEIRAYFYQSETAAPYATSAQIRIYDNDGAHDIYDPGGPDEFDFEAGLPGTLVHTIEVTGAEIIANGFQPNAYVFDVSAENIRFDEYVWVGIEIMAPDGGQDMILRFNPGAANGYYTEYETALFGNGPFAPWEYNTQGFTYEQNFWSNPKHQMIDVDVCCEPPPEAECSETGDDWPTASHDFRRTARSFSSSGDARCLQDLAWDYKDPLSLSYGRGLIADGILVVPFASAVRAWDLALDSDVPIWEVSGLPNMGTANDGSVAQVDGKVVFPNGNGQGLTCVDLYTGAIIWCRGLFPTGFTTGYSVAWVQPVILGDVVYASSQEGTDGTAELRAWNMADGTDFGGWAVQPVLLDGATYTSLSSNGADVLYVGTNGNGNTGDLEGVGSFYAIDAADGSIIFQMQGDDWGTYRYDIDGAENTIETWQEGSAVIDVNGDIYVRSDFQVEASGAPAAALYKLNSAGVIQWGVATEYPSRGALLLDVNIVYVGSWAGWANETGGLKAYNKISGNMLWDAAVVNAGNIGPLDAWEFYNTTNGWGAIDCQTLMRDLVYMPTGRLEGYAVYNGENGTLEFEYLLDPSSNYSSGVLLDDNHVVFQNRAGEVYVMENGAEEIARLRILKAEEFQPVPFLVGPGYAVPTFEDVFMNAGCANLTGTLTADEVAPSISITSVDPSRIRRMGSLANKMIRNSYPEMIEGSGKLIGINDVDIDMTAFAKDSYSNSAAYAQPAWLTSFTETFNLGDGDMFSMDYIVDGDLVTRGAHDCYFTINSNAQYYLNNPEFMPAVNLGVIGGCLASFDTLYWGTEIQHYSIIYNNGMIAQDARDLGLQFWVGGSEDYWCYFIGFLMFGQDDRSFAVTNATWAADDYETLLADPNCSGECISYVERDIVLGSFKPEGETSYQDIRGEAVTYAYIDSVIDFGCHGDWDWTALDCNYSNDLTMGMSFKCTEYGAYGVPDLNNILITRLEISNRNTTAIDDPVYWAQHVDHDLGYAYPSGEVLGGYNFGRFFFLDDYDVAWGGACSDGYEVNTNVFGSGTIGIPMNGVVTCGQDLINVFDDAEVPSLYDLVIDWCKTVDGEFFYPEELDPDPDGDGVYECTPFEDAGDIQATYLYDGFTLAAAGEEGDMVDIGMYRFGYSLDYETLVGPNTFDTALIENTAIVAQQFAGFNRGDGNGDGVINLADVVYLYNYINGEVEGPKFQHLADVDASGEVDLGDVRYLCDFCFCVGNAPIGEWVLPDICPEP
- the lipA gene encoding lipoyl synthase; the protein is MNMTKNNLRRPPWFKVTAFGGDKYHDVRKRLRGLTLHTVCEEANCPNRGECFNAGTASFLLLGPKCTRNCRFCDIASGKPNPLDPTEPVKVAEMVEYLDLSHVVLTSVTRDDLPDQGSRQFARTVAEIKRRLPQATTEILTPDFHARPELIDLALSERPTVFNHNVETIPRLYPEARPQSEYKRSLRVLEYVIINYPIILVKSGIMVGLGETVSELNELFADLAAIKVKVLTIGQYLSPSKQHAPVRKYYTPEEFSQFAIQAENSGIEKVISGPLVRSSYRAHEVLQ
- a CDS encoding dockerin type I repeat-containing protein → MKFSFRSKVIGIFISFLLLFTISSHGKEASRVKSLENIKPKSILPKGASTSISALDTCAVYEGGDPAWLVYPWVEGNELFKVYQNPSATCTNPYPFSINQVHLILYCVDIGILHLSADIEAVDNSVPGCPHPGEMLDITPLYQYVIPAEDLYFITVPLDSPVVVEGPFFVGLYIAFSGNPQIAAIVTDDTPVGCVSYNDWGYGYVDLDTVYTNPDGTGPIKTFPGRMILYSSGFPGGNSGGGTDPPPVAEFISPQPNDDVGSGVDLWVNDISGSSIIARADFYYQQTGSWIYLATDKDDDPPLRNGIISSGLGNGLSYYWNTTDLPEEDYQVRAVLTDTLGQADTAQITIHIDPTPPIPNFINPLMGHNVSGNIDVELTCPDENLSYMTFSGRSKPIDNTLAIPIINQNLGGDTNGNQFDGNSSASGEFGDFCSGPAVAAMALKYWSHQGYSDITREGFTDLTDDQLMQRLFSAMRVEENMGTYDGEFIAGINEYILSHGGGFSVKANRNPGIADIYDWGLNNEYTTMLGLSGNPGLWLILAGNKGVARHNEDHTLTLIDPVTATISDYTIHELYGILTLNYNSIWYEVDIIVSLYPDDWNLPRNGYGYDGNDSDGWGMVWNTSTLEPNKLHFLTAQATDTDNNSWITSVPVRNDGAQSYIPGDVNDDGFVNPGDLIYLINYVYLHSAPPPAGNEAANINGDSTIDLADVIYLYNYLFLGGPTPK